GCTGACGGCGACCGCGCTGGCCGCCGTGGTGCTCGGGGAGCGCCTCACCCCGACCGCGCTGGTCGGGGGTGCGCTCATGCTCGGCGCCGTCACGGCGCTCTACCTGCGGAGGATGGGAGATTCGAACTCCCGAGGGCTTGCACCCAACCCGCTTTCCAAGCGAGCGCCATAGGCCACTAGGCGAATCCTCCAGTGCGGTGCCACTGTACCGGGCGGGTCTGCGGCAGTCAGCCGCTCCCCTCCACCCGGGCGGCCAGCGGGGCCCGAGGGTGGTTGAGTTGTCCACTGGGACGGCGAACGCCGCACGGACCGGAGACCGGGAGGACCGACATGAGCAGCGCTGAGCAGGTGCGCCCCGACGTGGTCGCGGCGATCGTCACCGCACTGGAGGAGACCGACCCCAGCAACCTCCCGGCCGACGCCACCCGGGCCGAGAAGGACGCCGCCAAGGACCGGTACCTCTCCAACCTGGTCGCCGGGCGGGCGCAGCGCGAGCGGCAGACCCGGGCGTGGGAGCTGCTGCTGACCCGCAGCCACGACGAGCCGCCGAGCTGGCGGCAGCTGTTCGACGAGCTGCCGCAGAGCTCGGTCGACCAGCTGGCCGACCTCTACGACGCGTTGCCCGAGGGGGCCCAGGCGGAGTACGCGCGCCGCTACGGGGCCCCGGTCTCCGCCTGACCCTCCGGAAGGCCGCGGTGCGGGCGGGGCTGCGGTGACGGCGCCGGGCGCCCGGGTGGCCGGGCGCTACCTGCTGCACTCCCGGCTCGGCGGTGGGGCGATGGGCGCGGTGTGGCTGGCCCGGGACGAGCTGCTGGGCCGCGATGTCGCCGTCAAGCAGGTGCTCATCCCGCTCGGCAGCGACCCGGAGGCGACCGCCGGGCACCGCGAGGCGGCGATGCGTGAGGGCCGGATCGCCGCCCGGCTCACCCACCCGCACGCCGTCGCCGTCTACGACATGGTCGACGACGGCGGGACGCCGTGGCTGGTCATGGAGTACCTGCCCTCCCAGAGCCTGGCCGCCGTGCTGGCCCAGCGGGGCACGTTGCCGGTGCAGCAGGTGGCCCAGATCGGGGCACAGGTCGCCGATGCGCTGGTGGCCACCCATGCGGTCGGCGTCGTCCACCGGGACGTGAAGCCGGGCAACATCCTGATCGGCAACGGGCCGCGCAGCGCCGGCCTGGTGAAGATCACCGACTTCGGCATCTCCCGGGCCCGCGGCGACGTCTCGCTCACCCAGACCGGCGTGGTCAAGGGGACGCCGGCCTACCTGGCCCCCGAGGTCGCCCGCGGGCAGGAGCCGCGGGAGGCCAGCGACGTCTTCTCGCTGGGCGCCACGCTGCACGCCTGCCTCGAGGGGACGCCGCCCTTCGGGATGACGGAGAACCCGCTGGAGATGCTCCACCGGGTCGCCGGGGGCAACGTGGCCCGGCCGCGCAACGCCGGGGCGCTCACCCGGCCGCTGCTGCGGATGCTGGCCAACGACCCGGCGAAGCGCCCGACGATGACCCAGGTGCGCGACCAGCTGGCGAAGCTGGCCGCCGGCCGGGACGGTGACGTCACCGAGGTGCTCAGGGCGCGCACGCCGCTGCTGCCGACGCTGGCCGACCTGCGCCCGGTCTCCGACGCGGCGCTGCCCGGCAGGCCCGTCATTACGGGCTCTTCCGCCAGCGACTCCCCCGCCACGCCGTTCCCTGCCGCCGCGTCCCCTGCCACCGCGTCCCCTGCCACCGCGTCCCCTGTCACCGACTTCCCTGCCACCGACTCCCCTGTGATCGGTGTTCCCACCGCCGGCATCCCGGCCACCGGATCCACATCCGCCGGGCCCACAACCGCCGGGCCCACAACCGCCGGGCCCTCAACCGCCGGGCCCTCAACCGCCGGGCCCTCAACCGCCGGGCCCTCAACCGCCGGACCGTCAGCCACCGGTTCTCCGTCAGGCGCGCCCCCCGCCACCGACTCCGCCGCGACTGATCCGCCTGCCACCGGAGCACCCGCCACCGGGGTCACTGCCGCTGGCATGTCCGCGGGCGCGCCCGCAGCTCGGTCGGCACTCCCGGCCGACACTGCGCCGCCCCCGGTGGTTGGAAGCCAGCCAGGCACCAGCGCCCCCCGGGGAGCCGGCAGCGCCGCACCGACGGCCGGGGCAGTGCCTACGGCGGATCAGCCCACCCCTTCCGTCCCCGCATCGCGTCGCGGCCGCCGCCGGTCCCGCCTGGTCGCGGCCGTCGCTGTCCTGCTCCTCGCCCTGTCCGGCACGCTGGGTGCGGTCTGGCTGGGTGCCCGGGACGACGACGGCGAGGCACCGCCGGCGGCGGCCAGCACCCCACCGCCGTCCCCGTCCTCCTCCGAGCCCGCGCAGGCGACCGAGGAGGAGCCGGTGGTCCCGTCCGAGACGCCGACGGCCCCCTCGGAGACCGCACCCGCCGCGGAGACCCCGGCCACCACCTCGGAGCCCCCACCCGCCGCGACGCCCTCGCCGACTGCCGCGGCCCCGAGCCCGACCGCACCGCCCGCCGGCCCGGCCCCGAGCTCCGCAGCCGAGGTGACGGAGGCGATCACCAGCTACTACGCACTGTTGCCCGGCGACCCCGTGTCGGCCTGGGAGCTGACCGGACCCCGGCTGCGCGCGCAGATCGGCAGCCGGGCGGCGTACGTCGACTTCTGGAACCGGTTCCAGAGCGTCGAGCGGGGTGCGGTCTCGGCGCAGGACGGGTCGCTCGTCGCCTCGATGCCGGTGACCTTCACCGAGCGCGACGGCAGCGTCAGCGCGGAACAGCACCGGATCAGCCTGGTCCGCGGGGACGACGGCCGGCTGCTCATCGACTACGACGTCCCGGTCTGACGAGGGGCGCCGTCGCTCGCCGGCTCGCGGCGGGACCCGGCAGAGACGCGAGAACGGCGGCGCCCCTGCTCGGGGCGCCGCCGTTCTCGACTGGCGGTGGCGGTGGGATTTGAACCCACGGAGGCTTGCACCTCACACGCTTTCGAGGCGTGCTCCTTCGGCCGCTCGGACACGCCACCGCCGGAGAGACTACAGGCCCCGCTTCGCGCGGAAGAACGCGCGTAGCAGCGCGCCGGACTCCTCGGCCCGGACACCGCCGCTGACCTCGGGCCGGTGGTTGAGCCGCCGGTCCCGGACGACGTCCCACAGCGAGCCGGCCGCACCCGCCTTCGGGTCGTCGGCGCCGTAGACCACCCGCGCCACCCGGGCCAGCACGCTGGCCCCGGCGCACATGGTGCAGGGCTCGAGCGTGACCACGAGGGTCGCCCCGGTCAGCCGCCAGCCGTCACCGTGCACCGCCGCGGCCGCCCGCAGCGCCAGCATCTCGGCGTGCGCCGTCGGGTCGCCCCGCTTCTCCCGCTCGTTGGCCGCCTCCGCCAGCAGCGCCCCGTCCGAGCCGAGGACGACAGCACCGATCGGGGTGTCGCCCCACTCCTGCGCGGCGGCTGCGAGCTCCAGCGCCCGCAGCATCGCCTCCTCCTCGGTCACCACCTGCCTCCGTGCGCGCTAGTGCTCTGGTGCACCAGTGCAGCCAGAGCACTAGCTCCGCGGGAGGGCACGTCAGCTCCGGGGCAGGGCGCGTCAGCTCCCGAGCAGGTCACGTCGACTCCTCGGCAGGCGTGTCAGCTCCGCGGCACGGAACCTCCGCTCGAGGCCAGGTCACGCCGGCTCCGTCGCGGGGCACGTCAGCTTCGGGGCGGGGAACGTCGGTCCCCGAGCGGGTCACGACAGGTCCAGGCCGGTGAGGGCCGACAGCTCGGCCAGCGCGGTGCCGGGGTCGACGACCTTGACCGTGTGCATGCCCAGTGCGCGGGCCGGCTTCAGGTTGATGCCCAGGTCGTCCAGGTAGGCGCAGTCCGACGGCGCGATCTCCCGGCCGACCGCCTGCGACAGGCGCTGCAGCGCGAGCGGGTAGATCGCCGGTTCCGGCTTGCGCACCCCCTCGACCGAGGACTCCACGACGACGTCGAACAGCCCGAGCAGATCGCCCAGCCGACCGGTCCGCTGCATCGGCGCGACGTTGTTCGACAGCAGCGCCAGCGGCAACCCCGCCGTCCGCAGTCGCTGCACCGCCGACACCATCGCCGGGCGCAGCTCCCCCGCCAGCGCGGCGAGCACCCGGCCGGCGTCCAGTGGGTGCCCGGCCGCGACGGCCTCGGCCTCGAAGGCGCGCCGGAACCCCGGCTCGTCCAGTTCCCGGCGCTCGTAGCGGGCCCAGGCGTTGGTGTCCGGGTCGGTGCTGTTCAGCCCGACGATGAACCCGGTGGGCAGCGCCGCCTCCTGCTCGTAGGCGGCGAAGGCGGTCAGCGGGCTCTCGGTGAGCACACCCCCGAGGTCGAAGACGACGGCGCTGACCCGCGGGGCAGGGCCGCTCACGGGGCCGCCACCGCCACGAGCCGGTCGGCGAAGCCCAGCCGTTCGGCGATGGCCAGCACCATCTCGTCGGCCCACAGCTCGTCGGAGTCCAGCAGCCGGGCCAGCTCCTCGGCCGGCAGCCCGGCGTCGGCGAAGACGTCGAGGTCGCCGCCGGGCCAGCCCTGGCCGTCGTCGTCGAAGGCGTCGTCGATCGTGGTGCCGGTCTCGACCTGGATGCCGTAGCGCTCCACGGCCTCGGCCGCGAGCAGGTGCTCCTGGAACGTCGCGTCGGAGACCAGCGCCCGGACCATGCCGCCCGGCCCGTGCCGCAGCACGACGAAGTACAGGCGGCTGTCGACGACCACGACGAACGGGCCCGGCCAGCCGGCGGTGCCCGGCTCACCGAGTGCCCGCTCCAGGGCCGGCAGCTCGTCGTCGGCGCCGGCGGCGAGCAGCTCGCACTGCCAGCGCCCGGCGGCCGAGCTGACCCGGACGGCGAAGCTCGGCCGCAGCGTGGTGCCGGAGTCGGAGGAGGGGGCCATAGCCTGTAGATCATGGCCGACGCCCTCCCCGACGACAGCGCGCCGGTCGACGTCCCGGCCGTCGCCCCGGCGTTGTTCGCCGCCCTCGCCGCCGATCCGCTCGCCGCCCACCTGGGCATCGAGCTGGAGCAGGTCCGGCCCGGCTACGCGCGCGCGTCGATGACCGTCGGCCCGAGCCTGCTCAACGCCGTCGGCACGGCCCACGGCGGGGCCACCATGGCGCTGCTGGACGTGGTGCACGCGGCGGTGAGCAACAGCCACGGCACGGTCGCCGTCGCCCAGGACGTGCACACCGAGTTCCTCTCCGCGGGCCGGCCCGGCGACCACCTGGTCGCCGAGGGGGTCGAGCTGCACCGCACCGGCCGCACCGCCGTCTACCGGATCGACGCGGCCACCGCCGACGGGCGGCCGGTGGCCACCGCGCTGGCCCGGGTGTTCCGGCTGGGCACCCCGTGGGAGACCGGCGAGGAGGCACCGTGACCGGCGCCTTCCCCGTCCCGACGATGCCGGCACCGCCGGTCTCGGTGGTCGGCCTCGGGCAGCTGGGCGGGTCCCTGGCGGCCGCGCTGGCCGCAGCCGGGCGGCCGGTCTCCGGCTGGGACGTCGACCCCGCCGCCCGGGACGCGGCCGAGGCCGCCGGCGTGGAGATCCGCCGGGAGCTGACCGGGGTGGTCGTGCTCGCCGTCCCGCTCCCCGCGATGGGCACCGCGCTCGAGGGGCTGCGGATCGACCCCGGCGCCACGGTCACCGACCTGGGCTCGGTGAAGGCACCGGTGCTCGCCGAGCTCGGCGCCGCCCACGGGGACCGGTACGTCGGCGGGCACCCGATGTGCGGCACCGAACGCTCCGGGCACACCGCCGTCGACCCCACGCTGTTCACCGGTGCCCGCTGGGCGCTGTGCCTGGAGGCCGACACCGACCTGCGGCGCTGGCTGCGGGTCGCCGAGATCGCCCTCGCCGTCGGCGCCGAGGTGGTCCCGGTGACCGCCGCCGAGCACGACGACGCGGTGGCGGCGATCAGCGCCGTCCCGCACCTGCTGGCCGCCGCGGTCGCGGCCGCCGCCGGGCAGGCCGGCCCGCTCGCGCTCTCCCTCGCCGCCGGCAGCTTCCGGGACGCCACCCGGGTGATCGGCAGCGACCCGGCGTTCGTGACCGCGCTGGTGACCGGCAACGCCGGCCCGGCGGCTGCGGCGCTGGACCGGGTCCGGGCCCAGCTGGACCGCCCCTGGCCGGAGCTGGTCGCCGAGGGGCACGCGGTGCGGGTCGCCGATGCCGGCCGCCGGACGGTCCGGGTCCCGCTGGACCGCACCGCTCTCCTGGCGCTGGGCCGGGCCGGGGGCGCGGTCACCCGGCGGCTGGCGGCCTTCGTCGAGGGCTGGGTGCCGGATCGGCCCTGACCGGCAGGCGTGGGAGCCGCCCGGACCGGGCAAGGTGACCGCCATGGACGACACGGAGATCCGCACCAAGATCGAGGCGCTGGTCGAGGAGGAGCACGCGCTCCGCGACTCCAGCGAGCACACCGACGAGCAGCGCGCCCGGCTGCGGCAGATCGAGGAGGAGCGCGACCAGCTCTGGGACCTCGTCCGCCAGCGGGACGCGAAGCGGCAGTACGGCGAGGACCCCGACGAGGCCCAGCCGCGCCCCGAGCCGCAGGTCGAGAACTACCTGCAGTAACGGCCTGGAGGGTCGCTCAGCGGCGGTGGTCGGCCGCCAGCAGTGCCAGCTGCCAGAGCAGCCGGGACCGCGGGTCGGCCACCGAGCGGCCGGTGACCTGCTCGATCCTCCGCAGCCGGTGCATGACCGTGTTGCGGTGGCAGTACAGCTGGTCGGCGGCCCGGGTCGGTGACCCGTCCGCGGCGAGCACGGCGGTCAGGGTGTCCAGCAGCACGTCGCGCTCGTCGGCGGGCAGGTCCAGCAGCCGGCCCAGCGACTGCTCCACCAGCCGGCGGGTGATCTCCGGCGAGCTGCTCAGCAGCGCCTCGGGCAGCCGGTCGTCGATCGTGACCACCCGCGCCCGCCCCGCCGGCAGCGTGCGGGCCGCGGTGTCGGCCAGCCGCCAGGCCGAGGCGACCGCCGAGGCGCCGTCCACCACCGCCGAGACGCCCACCGGGCCCCCGGCGAACTCGGTCAGCCAGGTCAGCACGTCGCCGACCTGGCGGGTGCCCAGCGCCACCACCCCGACCTGGGCACCGGAACGCCAGCCCCACACCGAGCGCACCCCCCGCTTCAGCAGCCGGGCGCCGGGGTCGGCGAGGTTCGGCCCGCCGGACTCGTCCGGGGGCGCGACGGCACAGACCAGCCGGCCGTCCAGCGGCAGGGCCAGCAGCTCCGACGCCGTCCGGACGAACACCGGGTCACCCCCGCGGCCGCCCAGCAGCCCGTCGAGCACCTGCTGGCGGGCCTGGTCGTCGATGCCCGCCAGCCGGCGCTCCTCGGTCCGGTACGCCTCGGCCAGC
The Modestobacter marinus DNA segment above includes these coding regions:
- a CDS encoding HAD-IA family hydrolase, which gives rise to MSGPAPRVSAVVFDLGGVLTESPLTAFAAYEQEAALPTGFIVGLNSTDPDTNAWARYERRELDEPGFRRAFEAEAVAAGHPLDAGRVLAALAGELRPAMVSAVQRLRTAGLPLALLSNNVAPMQRTGRLGDLLGLFDVVVESSVEGVRKPEPAIYPLALQRLSQAVGREIAPSDCAYLDDLGINLKPARALGMHTVKVVDPGTALAELSALTGLDLS
- a CDS encoding nucleoside deaminase is translated as MLRALELAAAAQEWGDTPIGAVVLGSDGALLAEAANEREKRGDPTAHAEMLALRAAAAVHGDGWRLTGATLVVTLEPCTMCAGASVLARVARVVYGADDPKAGAAGSLWDVVRDRRLNHRPEVSGGVRAEESGALLRAFFRAKRGL
- a CDS encoding serine/threonine-protein kinase; translated protein: MTAPGARVAGRYLLHSRLGGGAMGAVWLARDELLGRDVAVKQVLIPLGSDPEATAGHREAAMREGRIAARLTHPHAVAVYDMVDDGGTPWLVMEYLPSQSLAAVLAQRGTLPVQQVAQIGAQVADALVATHAVGVVHRDVKPGNILIGNGPRSAGLVKITDFGISRARGDVSLTQTGVVKGTPAYLAPEVARGQEPREASDVFSLGATLHACLEGTPPFGMTENPLEMLHRVAGGNVARPRNAGALTRPLLRMLANDPAKRPTMTQVRDQLAKLAAGRDGDVTEVLRARTPLLPTLADLRPVSDAALPGRPVITGSSASDSPATPFPAAASPATASPATASPVTDFPATDSPVIGVPTAGIPATGSTSAGPTTAGPTTAGPSTAGPSTAGPSTAGPSTAGPSATGSPSGAPPATDSAATDPPATGAPATGVTAAGMSAGAPAARSALPADTAPPPVVGSQPGTSAPRGAGSAAPTAGAVPTADQPTPSVPASRRGRRRSRLVAAVAVLLLALSGTLGAVWLGARDDDGEAPPAAASTPPPSPSSSEPAQATEEEPVVPSETPTAPSETAPAAETPATTSEPPPAATPSPTAAAPSPTAPPAGPAPSSAAEVTEAITSYYALLPGDPVSAWELTGPRLRAQIGSRAAYVDFWNRFQSVERGAVSAQDGSLVASMPVTFTERDGSVSAEQHRISLVRGDDGRLLIDYDVPV
- a CDS encoding prephenate dehydrogenase/arogenate dehydrogenase family protein; protein product: MTGAFPVPTMPAPPVSVVGLGQLGGSLAAALAAAGRPVSGWDVDPAARDAAEAAGVEIRRELTGVVVLAVPLPAMGTALEGLRIDPGATVTDLGSVKAPVLAELGAAHGDRYVGGHPMCGTERSGHTAVDPTLFTGARWALCLEADTDLRRWLRVAEIALAVGAEVVPVTAAEHDDAVAAISAVPHLLAAAVAAAAGQAGPLALSLAAGSFRDATRVIGSDPAFVTALVTGNAGPAAAALDRVRAQLDRPWPELVAEGHAVRVADAGRRTVRVPLDRTALLALGRAGGAVTRRLAAFVEGWVPDRP
- a CDS encoding DUF2630 family protein, with translation MDDTEIRTKIEALVEEEHALRDSSEHTDEQRARLRQIEEERDQLWDLVRQRDAKRQYGEDPDEAQPRPEPQVENYLQ
- a CDS encoding PucR family transcriptional regulator, producing the protein MQPFRPEVSARLAQLAPPLLSQLDEMTSRMISILERTEGAYTEQGPVVRAELFESSRANLERAVRTLMGDSDDGGRAALAAAREVGSRRAIQGVPLETVLRAYRLGGQVTWEALRATARAAEAPGDSDVLLEVAGSVWHVNDVQCAALAEAYRTEERRLAGIDDQARQQVLDGLLGGRGGDPVFVRTASELLALPLDGRLVCAVAPPDESGGPNLADPGARLLKRGVRSVWGWRSGAQVGVVALGTRQVGDVLTWLTEFAGGPVGVSAVVDGASAVASAWRLADTAARTLPAGRARVVTIDDRLPEALLSSSPEITRRLVEQSLGRLLDLPADERDVLLDTLTAVLAADGSPTRAADQLYCHRNTVMHRLRRIEQVTGRSVADPRSRLLWQLALLAADHRR
- a CDS encoding PaaI family thioesterase — its product is MADALPDDSAPVDVPAVAPALFAALAADPLAAHLGIELEQVRPGYARASMTVGPSLLNAVGTAHGGATMALLDVVHAAVSNSHGTVAVAQDVHTEFLSAGRPGDHLVAEGVELHRTGRTAVYRIDAATADGRPVATALARVFRLGTPWETGEEAP
- a CDS encoding tRNA adenosine deaminase-associated protein, with the protein product MAPSSDSGTTLRPSFAVRVSSAAGRWQCELLAAGADDELPALERALGEPGTAGWPGPFVVVVDSRLYFVVLRHGPGGMVRALVSDATFQEHLLAAEAVERYGIQVETGTTIDDAFDDDGQGWPGGDLDVFADAGLPAEELARLLDSDELWADEMVLAIAERLGFADRLVAVAAP